From Algoriphagus sp. NG3, the proteins below share one genomic window:
- a CDS encoding RagB/SusD family nutrient uptake outer membrane protein: MKKIFKSIFVVALLMNFSCAEDYLDTVPTDAVSSESVFTTTTNAMIALNGIHRSLLLRYDSQGQAGEGAVMIMREVMSEDVVMTTTGNGWYVSTTRWLNHNVQTSGDVRFVWRFYYKVIGNANMIIANIDGATGPQEEKDEIKGQAFAYRAWAHFQLVQHFAERYDAAGGNSQDGVPIVLEPITEGGARNTVEEVYTQVHADLDAAISLLDESRNAKSHLNINVANGIKARVLLTQGKYAEAAPFANNARAGYDLMSESDLYAGFNNVDNVEWIWGSHQVDDQQTFFASFFAYMSLNFSSTNIRGNPKAISKKLFDMIADSDYRKGLWDPNASDPELRDPYIDEMTLSSFAKNDYMNRKFIAQGNASSVGDVPYMRASEMYLLEAEALARSGSDAAAATLLKEFMAARDPEYTLPANSGDALIEEIMTQRRIELWGEGFRWFDLKRLNLPLDRTGSNHVESVINGKFTEPAGTNNWQWQIPLDELNANENMIQNPS; encoded by the coding sequence ATGAAGAAAATATTTAAATCAATATTCGTAGTTGCATTGCTGATGAACTTTAGCTGTGCAGAAGATTACCTGGATACTGTGCCTACTGATGCGGTTTCTTCAGAATCTGTATTTACCACAACCACCAACGCCATGATTGCTTTAAATGGCATTCACCGTTCCCTATTGCTACGCTATGATAGCCAAGGACAAGCCGGTGAAGGTGCGGTAATGATTATGAGAGAAGTAATGTCTGAGGATGTAGTGATGACTACTACCGGTAACGGATGGTATGTTTCTACTACAAGATGGTTAAACCATAATGTGCAAACCAGTGGAGACGTTCGTTTTGTATGGAGGTTCTATTACAAGGTGATCGGTAATGCAAATATGATCATTGCAAATATAGATGGGGCGACTGGTCCACAAGAAGAAAAGGATGAGATCAAAGGTCAGGCTTTTGCATATAGGGCTTGGGCGCATTTCCAATTAGTTCAACACTTTGCTGAGCGTTATGATGCTGCAGGAGGCAACAGTCAGGATGGTGTTCCGATTGTATTGGAACCAATCACAGAAGGAGGTGCCAGAAACACTGTTGAAGAGGTTTATACACAAGTACATGCAGATCTGGATGCCGCTATTAGTCTTTTGGATGAAAGTAGAAATGCCAAGTCTCACTTGAATATCAATGTGGCAAATGGTATCAAAGCCCGTGTATTGCTCACACAAGGAAAATATGCCGAGGCTGCGCCTTTTGCAAATAACGCCAGAGCAGGTTATGATCTAATGTCCGAGTCGGATCTTTATGCAGGTTTCAACAACGTTGACAATGTAGAATGGATCTGGGGTTCTCATCAGGTGGATGATCAACAAACTTTCTTTGCTTCATTCTTCGCATATATGTCATTGAATTTCAGCTCCACGAATATTAGGGGCAATCCTAAGGCAATCAGTAAGAAATTATTTGATATGATCGCCGACTCAGATTATCGTAAAGGCCTTTGGGATCCTAATGCATCTGATCCTGAACTGCGAGATCCTTACATAGATGAAATGACACTTTCTTCATTTGCAAAAAATGATTACATGAATCGAAAGTTCATCGCACAGGGTAACGCATCTTCAGTAGGAGATGTCCCTTATATGAGAGCTTCAGAGATGTATCTTTTGGAAGCAGAAGCTCTGGCTAGATCAGGAAGTGATGCAGCGGCTGCTACTCTTTTAAAAGAATTTATGGCGGCAAGAGATCCAGAGTACACTTTGCCAGCGAATAGCGGTGATGCTTTGATAGAAGAAATCATGACTCAGAGAAGAATCGAACTATGGGGCGAAGGTTTCAGATGGTTTGATCTGAAGCGTTTAAACCTTCCCTTGGATAGAACAGGTTCTAATCATGTAGAATCTGTGATCAACGGTAAGTTTACAGAACCTGCAGGAACCAATAACTGGCAGTGGCAGATTCCTCTCGATGAGCTGAATGCAAACGAGAACATGATCCAAAATCCTTCTTAA
- a CDS encoding TonB-dependent receptor — protein MKKALLSMLFGLLVSSLVFAQQRVITGKIVSEEEPEGLIGVSILVKGTTIGVVSDLDGTYSIEVPEGAQTLVFSYIGYSSKEEAIGNRSVVNVTMDPDSQNLDEIIVTAYGTADKGNFTGSAISLKGDQIANRPINNVVNAIEGQSPGVITTSASGQPGSTPAVRIRGIGSVNSSSSPLYVVDGVPYDADISNLNPEDIEDMTILKDASSAALYGSRAANGVIMITTKKGKKNRPNFTFRVQQGTASRALPEYDRVNAGQYYPLVWESLRNSQLGLGNDAATAAAYASEELIDGVLGYNIYNVPNDQVVGADGTLNPSAVNNFQDLAWEDYVAGRGGRSEYNITYSGGSDKTDFFTSVGYLKEDGFVINSDFTRFTGRLNVNTQATDWLKTGVNLSATMSDGNNARTSGNTSYVNPMFFSRNMGPIYPVYAQNMMTGGYLTDEFGNKIFDTGDLSSLGLPSRGPGGSPGRHAYQEALLNVDRTDRDVLSARAFAEVTFLKHFALRTNIATDITSRLDTGYDNPIVGDGAPAGRSNRTNRRTNSYTFNQLLTYTNTFKEKHFFEVLAGHENYDYEYNYQYMAKQDQILDGNIEPDNFVTISSANGRIDRHRIESLFSRINYVFDDKYSFSASYRRDASSKFHEDVRTGNFYSVGAAWSIDQEDFFNSDFFNMLKLRASYGEVGNDNLLDGDNNTLYYPWQALYDLGNNNASEPGILQASLEAKSLTWESNNTFDIGLDFAFAGRFTGTLEYYNRQSENLLFEVPLSLTTGLESKYENIGTLANTGIEFSIQGDVIRSNDFTWTASVNVSTFNNEFKKLPFGEQINGTKKLMVGRSIYDYWLRDWYGVDPETGEGLFRAEEYAEDDATTRIIGQDTVTTRSNNAKYHYAGTAIPDFFGGLTNTFSYKGFSLNVLVSYSVGGKVYDGSYASLMNADPDGDALHIDALNRWTTPGQITDVPKMDVTGAAQSNVQSDRWLIDGSYLNLRSVNLSYRLPKTLLDRISVAGATVYVAGENLGWLSQRKGMYVSGSFNGTTSNAYTPARTFTVGLNVNL, from the coding sequence ATGAAAAAAGCGTTACTCAGTATGCTCTTTGGACTACTGGTCTCCAGCTTGGTGTTTGCGCAGCAGCGTGTCATCACGGGGAAGATAGTCTCGGAAGAAGAGCCAGAAGGACTCATTGGAGTCAGTATTCTGGTCAAAGGAACGACAATTGGTGTTGTTTCAGATTTAGATGGGACTTATTCAATAGAAGTCCCTGAAGGTGCCCAAACCTTAGTGTTTAGCTATATCGGTTATAGCTCAAAGGAAGAGGCAATCGGAAATAGATCGGTGGTAAACGTGACAATGGATCCTGATTCACAGAATTTGGATGAAATAATAGTCACTGCTTACGGTACAGCTGATAAGGGGAACTTCACAGGTTCTGCAATTTCACTGAAAGGTGATCAAATAGCTAACAGGCCGATCAACAATGTGGTGAATGCCATCGAAGGCCAGTCTCCAGGGGTTATTACCACATCTGCATCCGGGCAGCCAGGCTCTACTCCAGCGGTAAGAATCAGAGGTATCGGTTCTGTAAATTCCTCTTCATCACCACTTTATGTGGTGGATGGGGTTCCTTACGATGCGGATATTTCCAATTTGAATCCTGAGGATATCGAAGATATGACTATACTGAAGGATGCATCTTCTGCTGCCCTTTATGGATCAAGAGCTGCGAATGGTGTGATCATGATTACTACCAAAAAGGGAAAAAAGAACAGACCAAACTTTACCTTCAGAGTTCAGCAGGGTACTGCAAGCAGAGCATTGCCAGAGTATGACAGAGTGAATGCCGGTCAGTATTACCCATTGGTTTGGGAGTCTTTGAGAAACAGCCAGCTTGGACTAGGAAATGACGCTGCAACAGCAGCTGCTTATGCTTCTGAAGAGTTGATCGATGGTGTCTTGGGGTACAATATTTACAATGTGCCAAATGACCAGGTAGTAGGGGCAGATGGTACTTTGAACCCTTCTGCTGTAAATAACTTCCAGGATTTGGCTTGGGAAGATTATGTGGCCGGTAGAGGTGGCAGATCAGAATACAATATAACCTATAGTGGGGGGTCTGACAAAACGGATTTCTTTACTTCAGTAGGTTATTTGAAAGAAGATGGATTTGTGATCAACTCTGATTTTACGCGATTCACGGGTCGATTAAATGTTAATACTCAAGCTACTGATTGGTTAAAGACAGGGGTTAACCTATCTGCGACTATGAGTGATGGTAATAACGCCAGGACCAGTGGAAATACCAGTTATGTAAACCCTATGTTCTTTTCCAGAAACATGGGGCCTATCTATCCTGTGTATGCACAGAATATGATGACTGGCGGATACTTGACAGATGAGTTTGGAAATAAAATTTTCGATACGGGAGATCTTTCATCACTAGGGCTTCCTTCCAGAGGGCCAGGTGGATCTCCTGGCCGTCATGCTTATCAGGAGGCATTATTGAATGTAGATAGAACAGACCGGGACGTATTGTCCGCGAGAGCCTTCGCTGAAGTTACTTTCTTGAAGCATTTTGCATTGCGAACCAATATAGCTACAGACATTACGTCTCGATTGGACACTGGGTATGACAATCCGATTGTAGGTGATGGTGCTCCGGCTGGCCGATCGAACAGGACTAATAGGAGGACAAATTCTTATACGTTTAATCAATTACTGACCTACACCAACACGTTCAAAGAAAAACACTTCTTCGAAGTATTGGCAGGACATGAGAATTACGACTACGAGTACAATTATCAATATATGGCTAAGCAGGATCAGATCCTGGATGGTAACATTGAACCTGACAACTTTGTGACGATCAGTTCTGCAAATGGTAGGATCGACAGACACAGAATAGAGTCTTTGTTCTCTAGAATAAACTATGTTTTTGACGATAAGTACTCTTTCTCTGCATCTTATCGAAGAGATGCCTCGTCTAAATTCCATGAAGATGTGAGGACCGGTAACTTCTATTCCGTAGGAGCGGCTTGGAGTATTGACCAAGAAGACTTCTTTAACTCTGATTTTTTTAATATGCTGAAGCTTAGAGCATCTTATGGTGAAGTCGGAAACGATAATCTTTTGGACGGAGACAACAACACTTTATATTATCCTTGGCAGGCACTTTATGACCTAGGAAACAACAATGCTTCTGAGCCGGGCATTCTTCAGGCAAGTTTAGAGGCTAAATCCCTCACCTGGGAATCAAACAATACCTTTGATATAGGGTTGGATTTCGCTTTCGCAGGTAGATTCACAGGTACTTTGGAGTACTATAACAGACAGTCAGAAAACTTGCTTTTCGAAGTACCATTATCTCTGACTACCGGTTTAGAGTCAAAATATGAGAACATTGGTACGCTTGCTAACACAGGTATTGAATTCAGTATTCAAGGTGATGTTATTCGTAGCAATGACTTCACGTGGACAGCCAGTGTGAATGTTTCTACGTTTAATAATGAATTTAAAAAACTTCCTTTCGGTGAGCAAATCAACGGAACTAAGAAACTGATGGTCGGAAGATCTATTTATGACTACTGGTTGAGAGACTGGTATGGAGTAGATCCTGAGACTGGGGAAGGCCTTTTTAGAGCCGAAGAGTATGCTGAAGATGATGCCACGACAAGGATTATAGGTCAGGATACAGTGACTACTCGTTCTAACAATGCGAAATACCATTATGCGGGTACTGCCATTCCAGATTTCTTCGGTGGTTTGACCAATACCTTTTCATACAAAGGATTCTCGTTGAACGTCTTGGTTTCGTACTCTGTAGGAGGCAAAGTATATGATGGATCTTATGCCAGCTTGATGAATGCGGATCCTGATGGGGACGCATTACATATAGATGCGTTGAACAGATGGACTACACCGGGGCAAATTACTGATGTGCCTAAAATGGATGTGACCGGGGCAGCTCAATCAAATGTACAATCTGATAGATGGTTGATTGATGGCTCTTACCTAAACCTCCGCTCTGTAAACCTAAGCTATAGATTGCCTAAAACCCTGCTTGATCGCATCAGTGTTGCTGGAGCAACTGTGTACGTGGCGGGTGAAAATCTAGGCTGGTTATCCCAAAGAAAAGGAATGTATGTATCAGGTAGCTTCAACGGAACTACTTCTAATGCTTATACACCAGCGAGAACATTTACGGTTGGTCTCAATGTCAACCTTTAA
- a CDS encoding alpha/beta hydrolase family protein yields the protein MKLRVTKIIVLAIALGFPGSELLAQSTYQTPPQSIADLANAPTTPSVRFSKTGDWMLLMEGADNPSIEVLSQPELKIAGMRINPATSGPSRGRGIENIIIKHTQTGEENQISGLPMNPHMGGFSLSNDEKYLAFTQTDADGISLWMIDMATYSAKKLTDKIVNDVYGNSVLWTSENKLLVRAVNPDRGSVPEKPSAPSGPIIQETTGDAAPSRTYQDLLENPYDESLFAYFMDSQLMEVDLQGNQKAIGASGMIKSMDLSPDGKYILVSLIRKPFSYLVPASRFPYDVEIWSSDGDKVKTLAEIPLDENRPTGFDATVTGPRYIRWRADKPATLYWVEAQDGGDARIEMEEREIIYTWAAPFAGEKQKLATSSYRFAGIDWSDDTFAIMSERWSKTRKDLRSVINPSDPSQPKQVIIERSFDDLYNDPGYPVMTENEFGRNVLLRKGDLVYMTSPGGSPEGDMPYLSTFNTKNKKEEILWRSQAPFYERVAKVLNDDATEFITLKESTDIQPNYWLVNRKKRIAPLQLTDFENPYESIKGIQKQLVTYKRNDGLNLSAVIYTPEGFEPGKDAPLPVLMWAYPREYKSKAVAAQVRGSQYAFTRVSYGSPLFWVTRGFAIMDRTEMPIVGEGDKEPNDYFIDQLVANAEAAIDEIVDLGIGDRDRIAVGGHSYGAFMTANLLSHTDLFAAGIARSGAYNRTLTPFGFQYEQRTYWEAPEVYFNMSPFSFAHQVKTPILLIHGQADNNSGTFPIQSERYYNALKGHGATTRLVFLPNESHGYAAKESINHMLWEMDSWLEKYVKEKNKLEKAQ from the coding sequence CCAGCATAGAGGTGCTTTCGCAACCGGAACTGAAAATAGCGGGAATGCGGATTAATCCGGCCACTTCCGGTCCTAGTCGTGGCAGAGGAATAGAAAATATTATAATCAAGCATACCCAAACTGGCGAAGAAAACCAGATATCTGGCTTGCCGATGAATCCGCATATGGGGGGATTTAGCTTGTCCAATGATGAAAAGTACCTGGCTTTTACACAGACAGATGCAGATGGCATTAGTTTGTGGATGATAGATATGGCTACCTATTCTGCCAAGAAACTGACGGATAAGATTGTCAATGACGTATATGGTAATTCAGTCCTTTGGACTTCTGAGAACAAGTTGTTGGTAAGGGCAGTGAATCCTGACCGAGGTTCAGTTCCTGAAAAACCCTCAGCACCTTCAGGGCCTATAATACAAGAGACCACTGGGGATGCAGCGCCTAGCCGAACCTATCAGGATCTGCTCGAAAATCCATATGATGAATCACTGTTTGCCTATTTCATGGATTCACAGCTAATGGAGGTGGATTTGCAAGGGAACCAAAAAGCCATAGGTGCTTCTGGTATGATCAAATCAATGGACCTTTCTCCTGATGGAAAGTATATTTTGGTGAGCTTGATCAGAAAGCCTTTCTCGTATTTGGTTCCTGCTAGCAGATTTCCTTATGATGTGGAGATTTGGTCAAGTGACGGTGATAAAGTGAAAACATTGGCGGAAATCCCTTTGGATGAGAATAGGCCGACAGGTTTTGACGCTACGGTGACTGGGCCAAGGTATATCAGATGGAGAGCAGACAAGCCGGCCACGCTGTATTGGGTGGAAGCCCAAGACGGGGGAGATGCCCGGATAGAAATGGAAGAGCGCGAGATCATCTATACTTGGGCGGCTCCATTTGCAGGGGAAAAGCAAAAATTAGCAACTTCTTCCTATAGATTTGCTGGGATTGACTGGTCTGATGATACGTTTGCGATCATGAGCGAAAGATGGTCTAAAACCCGCAAAGATTTGCGGTCTGTTATCAATCCATCTGATCCTTCCCAGCCGAAGCAAGTGATCATAGAGCGTTCCTTTGATGATTTATACAATGACCCGGGATATCCTGTGATGACTGAAAATGAGTTTGGTAGGAACGTACTGCTAAGGAAAGGAGATCTTGTGTACATGACTAGTCCTGGAGGATCTCCAGAAGGAGACATGCCCTATTTGTCTACTTTCAATACTAAGAACAAAAAGGAAGAGATACTTTGGAGATCACAGGCCCCTTTCTATGAGCGTGTGGCCAAAGTCTTGAATGATGATGCGACTGAGTTTATTACTTTAAAAGAAAGCACCGACATTCAGCCCAATTATTGGTTGGTAAACAGAAAAAAGAGAATCGCTCCCCTTCAGTTAACTGATTTTGAAAATCCATACGAATCCATAAAAGGGATCCAAAAGCAGCTGGTGACTTATAAAAGAAACGATGGGCTCAACCTGTCCGCAGTAATCTACACTCCTGAGGGTTTTGAGCCAGGAAAAGACGCTCCGCTTCCGGTATTGATGTGGGCATATCCTAGAGAATATAAATCCAAAGCAGTGGCTGCCCAGGTACGGGGTTCTCAGTACGCCTTTACACGGGTTAGTTATGGTTCCCCGCTTTTCTGGGTGACCAGAGGATTTGCGATCATGGATAGGACTGAAATGCCTATAGTAGGAGAAGGAGATAAGGAGCCAAACGATTACTTTATAGATCAGCTGGTAGCAAATGCCGAAGCTGCAATAGATGAAATCGTTGATTTGGGCATAGGTGATAGAGATAGAATAGCAGTAGGCGGACATTCATATGGGGCATTTATGACTGCCAATCTGTTGTCTCACACCGATCTGTTTGCCGCTGGAATAGCTAGGAGTGGTGCTTACAACCGTACATTGACTCCATTTGGGTTCCAGTATGAGCAAAGAACTTATTGGGAAGCTCCGGAGGTTTACTTCAATATGTCCCCATTCTCATTTGCGCACCAAGTGAAAACACCTATCCTGCTGATTCACGGACAGGCGGACAACAATTCCGGTACTTTCCCGATTCAGTCGGAGAGGTATTATAATGCGTTGAAAGGACATGGTGCTACTACCAGATTGGTGTTCTTGCCTAATGAAAGTCACGGGTATGCAGCCAAAGAGTCCATAAATCATATGTTATGGGAAATGGATTCTTGGTTGGAAAAGTATGTTAAGGAAAAAAATAAGCTAGAAAAAGCGCAGTAA